DNA from bacterium:
GATTCTTCTCCATTAGGTGCTCAAATAGCAACCTTGGCTTGTGCAAAAGAAAAATTGGGATTTGGATATGATAATAAAGGCTTTGTCTATCCCTTTAATAAAGAGGCAGAGGAATGGTATGAAATGGGAATTTTTGATGATGTAAAAAGGGCGAATTCAAGGACATATCAGGAGATTATACTGGATATCTGTAAATTAAAGCCTTATTCTTATGAGATTATCTTTAGTTTAGAGAGACAAGAAAGGGAATTTGCTCTATCCTTTGCAAAAAAGAATAACCTTTCTGGCTTAATTATTGGCTTAAATACAGGGGCAGGAGGAAGGTGGAAGAATAAGAAATGGACAAGGGATGGTTTTATTGGGCTTATCAATCTTATTGAGAAAAATATAGAAAATTCAAAAATTCTCCTCTTGGGTGGACTTAAGGAAGTAGAGAGAAATAGGTATCTAAAGGAAATGTGTCCTAATGTAATTGATACAGGTTGTGATAATACAATAAGGGAATTTGGGGCATTGGTATCCCTTTGTGATATTCTTATAACAGGAGACACCCTTTGCCTTCATATAGCTTGTGCTTTAGAAAAAAAGATTGTTGCCTTATTCGGTCCTACATCATATAATGAGATTGATCTTTATAATAGGGGTAAAAAGGTTTATCCAAAAATAGATTGTTTATGTTGCTACAAAAATGATTG
Protein-coding regions in this window:
- a CDS encoding glycosyltransferase family 9 protein, whose translation is MNYNIKQDCRYFKGDIPCFFHKEQGVHCKTCKHYSPIKFKILIIKLDAPGDVLRTTCILQGLKEKYPNSYITWITKRNSFELFKNNHYIDCLLDVSLLSYIKLKSEGYDVLLSLDSSPLGAQIATLACAKEKLGFGYDNKGFVYPFNKEAEEWYEMGIFDDVKRANSRTYQEIILDICKLKPYSYEIIFSLERQEREFALSFAKKNNLSGLIIGLNTGAGGRWKNKKWTRDGFIGLINLIEKNIENSKILLLGGLKEVERNRYLKEMCPNVIDTGCDNTIREFGALVSLCDILITGDTLCLHIACALEKKIVALFGPTSYNEIDLYNRGKKVYPKIDCLCCYKNDCNVSPNCMELIKPDDVFLEILSLIKTGTYP